In Ruminococcaceae bacterium BL-6, a genomic segment contains:
- a CDS encoding ABC transporter permease produces the protein MGRFLTRKNLTRNEMLVVYIIAALSLMIGAVNSAFFSMGTVIDTARSMLVTVIFALCEMAIIISGGIDVSFPAIACFSLYSTIAFMNAYHIDSVAFAFFFSGFLGLLWGALNAILIAKFRIPALIATLGTSSLASGAILVISGGKEISMIPPSVDALSQQFLFSVTNASGVKSSLTVFILLPAALCLLFHFVLRHTMFGRGIYAIGGDTDAARIAGFNVFRTQCILYMAAGLIIGIAAITHAILMRNANPSNLMGSEMMVIAAVVIGGTRITGGHGSVVGTVLGVLLITLVSNNLIMLNVPNYWQTFAVGLIIVIGTSITSLRAKRIALSPKI, from the coding sequence ATGGGCCGTTTCCTGACCAGAAAAAACCTGACGAGAAACGAGATGCTGGTCGTCTACATCATCGCGGCGCTCTCCCTGATGATCGGCGCCGTAAACAGCGCGTTCTTCTCCATGGGCACCGTGATCGACACGGCGCGCTCCATGCTGGTGACCGTGATTTTTGCCCTGTGCGAAATGGCGATCATCATATCGGGCGGCATCGACGTCTCGTTTCCGGCAATCGCCTGCTTTTCGCTCTACTCGACCATCGCGTTCATGAACGCGTATCACATCGACAGCGTGGCCTTCGCCTTCTTCTTTTCAGGATTTCTGGGGCTTCTCTGGGGCGCGCTCAACGCGATCCTGATCGCGAAATTCCGGATTCCAGCGCTGATCGCCACCCTGGGCACCAGCAGTCTTGCGAGCGGGGCGATCCTCGTGATCTCGGGCGGAAAGGAAATCTCGATGATCCCGCCGTCCGTCGACGCGCTTTCCCAGCAGTTCCTGTTCAGCGTGACAAACGCCTCCGGCGTCAAATCCTCGCTGACGGTGTTCATCCTTCTGCCGGCGGCCCTCTGCCTGCTGTTCCATTTCGTGCTGCGCCACACGATGTTCGGCCGCGGCATCTACGCCATCGGAGGGGACACGGACGCGGCGCGCATCGCGGGCTTCAACGTGTTCCGCACCCAGTGCATCCTGTATATGGCGGCGGGCCTGATCATCGGGATCGCCGCGATCACCCACGCGATCCTGATGCGCAACGCCAACCCCTCGAACCTGATGGGGTCGGAGATGATGGTGATCGCGGCGGTCGTCATCGGCGGCACCCGCATCACCGGCGGCCACGGCAGCGTCGTCGGCACCGTGCTGGGCGTTCTGCTCATCACGCTGGTGTCGAACAACCTGATCATGCTGAACGTGCCCAACTACTGGCAGACCTTCGCCGTCGGCCTCATCATCGTGATCGGCACCTCGATCACTTCGCTCCGGGCGAAGAGGATCGCCCTGAGCCCGAAAATTTAA
- a CDS encoding Sugar ABC transporter substrate-binding protein → MKKLLACALALAMAAASFSGCAGKKGAESGAGSAAGSGAAGEPVTITHWYWADNSDYSATMQQIAKDFNAANGKNITVKAEEYPWDGGAYSENLFNAVMGGGAPDTAAWKLTATPLFTANNLLAKLDDYVTSWKDKDEIDDNIYKIMREAGGKSEMYVMPWNIQVLYVYYRPSIFKKAGVEVPKTYEEFLGAVKKCTLDTNGDGKTDVYGFGMRGAKGGQEPWGSFLYGRGGSFEKLDSPESVQGMQDFIDLYKNHYVPPTAPQDGFNEIIANFKSGKTAMTIHHTGSSADMVKTFGDDVDAFPFPKGKGQWTSMGDTENVIFEASEHKDAAFEWVSYLATGAGQEKWCKVTGNVPVSKKVQEMSEFKDNKFMKASIAGQSYAGILPIRDTTTEWISTIWPNTVASALAGKTSADDAMKTLQKALYEK, encoded by the coding sequence GTGAAAAAGCTTCTGGCATGTGCCCTTGCCCTTGCAATGGCGGCCGCTTCGTTTTCCGGATGCGCCGGGAAAAAGGGCGCCGAATCCGGAGCAGGCTCCGCCGCGGGCTCCGGGGCCGCCGGCGAGCCCGTGACCATCACCCACTGGTATTGGGCGGACAACAGCGATTATTCCGCCACGATGCAGCAGATCGCGAAGGATTTCAACGCCGCCAACGGGAAGAACATCACCGTGAAGGCGGAAGAGTACCCGTGGGACGGAGGCGCCTACAGCGAGAATCTGTTCAATGCCGTCATGGGCGGCGGCGCGCCCGACACCGCGGCGTGGAAGCTGACCGCGACCCCGCTGTTCACGGCGAACAACCTGCTCGCCAAGCTGGACGACTATGTGACAAGCTGGAAGGACAAGGATGAGATCGACGACAACATCTACAAGATCATGAGGGAAGCCGGCGGAAAATCGGAAATGTACGTCATGCCGTGGAACATTCAGGTGCTTTATGTGTATTACCGCCCCTCCATCTTCAAGAAGGCAGGCGTGGAGGTCCCGAAGACCTATGAGGAGTTCCTCGGCGCGGTCAAGAAATGCACGCTCGACACGAACGGCGACGGAAAGACCGATGTTTACGGGTTCGGCATGCGCGGAGCCAAGGGCGGGCAGGAGCCGTGGGGCAGCTTCCTTTACGGCCGCGGCGGCAGCTTTGAAAAGCTGGATTCCCCCGAATCCGTTCAGGGAATGCAGGACTTCATCGACCTTTACAAGAACCATTACGTCCCGCCGACCGCTCCGCAGGACGGCTTCAACGAGATCATCGCGAACTTCAAATCCGGCAAGACCGCAATGACCATCCACCACACCGGCTCTTCGGCGGATATGGTGAAAACCTTCGGCGACGACGTGGATGCGTTCCCGTTCCCGAAAGGAAAGGGCCAGTGGACCTCGATGGGCGACACCGAAAACGTGATCTTCGAGGCCAGTGAGCACAAGGACGCCGCGTTTGAGTGGGTCTCTTACCTCGCGACCGGGGCGGGGCAGGAAAAGTGGTGCAAGGTGACCGGCAATGTGCCCGTCAGCAAGAAAGTGCAGGAAATGTCCGAATTCAAGGACAACAAGTTCATGAAGGCTTCCATCGCGGGGCAGTCCTACGCGGGCATCCTGCCGATCCGCGACACCACCACCGAGTGGATCAGCACCATCTGGCCGAACACGGTCGCCTCCGCCCTTGCGGGAAAGACGAGCGCGGACGACGCGATGAAGACCCTTCAGAAAGCCTTGTATGAAAAATAA
- a CDS encoding Sugar ABC transporter permease — protein MQRSKFNIWPYLLILPAVLIIGAVVLLPAANAVWMSLQNYDLRRPGQIGFVGLANYIGAFQDPLFWSSLWRTVLWVVFGVGFQFVFGFILANLLNKSFRGRGVVRSVSLIPWVTPGVLIGLMWRWIYDGSYGVLNDLLMKTGLIGAPIPFLAQQDTVFPSVVVTIIWQGIPFFALMLLAGLQGVPEELYEAADIDGATGFQKLFRITIPAIKNTIFVTTLLRIIWVANSVDIIFNMTGGGPAYASQTLSVYIFNKANALNLGYSAAMAILLALVLLLVAVPYLKTMFRNQEV, from the coding sequence GTGCAGCGCAGTAAATTTAACATATGGCCGTACCTGCTGATCCTTCCGGCGGTGCTGATCATCGGCGCGGTCGTTCTGCTCCCCGCGGCGAACGCCGTCTGGATGAGCCTGCAGAACTACGACCTGAGAAGGCCCGGCCAGATCGGCTTTGTCGGGCTGGCTAACTATATCGGGGCTTTTCAGGACCCGCTGTTCTGGTCGTCTCTTTGGCGGACCGTTCTCTGGGTGGTCTTCGGCGTGGGGTTCCAGTTCGTTTTCGGATTTATCCTGGCGAATCTTTTGAACAAGAGTTTCCGCGGGCGCGGCGTGGTCCGCTCCGTCAGCCTGATCCCCTGGGTGACCCCCGGGGTGCTGATCGGCCTGATGTGGCGCTGGATCTACGACGGCTCCTACGGCGTGCTCAACGACCTTCTGATGAAAACCGGCCTGATCGGCGCCCCCATCCCGTTCCTTGCGCAGCAGGATACGGTGTTCCCTTCCGTCGTCGTGACGATCATCTGGCAGGGGATCCCATTCTTTGCGCTGATGCTGCTGGCGGGGCTGCAGGGGGTCCCGGAGGAGCTGTACGAGGCGGCGGATATCGACGGCGCCACCGGCTTTCAGAAGCTGTTCCGCATCACGATCCCGGCGATCAAGAACACGATTTTCGTCACGACGCTGCTGCGCATCATCTGGGTGGCGAATTCCGTGGACATCATTTTCAACATGACCGGCGGCGGCCCCGCCTATGCGTCGCAGACGCTCAGCGTCTATATCTTCAACAAGGCGAACGCGCTGAATCTGGGATATTCCGCCGCGATGGCCATCCTGCTGGCCCTGGTCCTTCTGCTGGTGGCCGTGCCGTACCTGAAAACCATGTTCCGCAATCAGGAGGTGTGA
- a CDS encoding FadR family transcriptional regulator has translation MKKMLIENRELPLLLSSKLREMIAEKGMKPGDRMPSEGELVEMFGVGRSTVREAVKLLLADNVVEIHRGRGTYLTEAPGVKKDPLGLGFSNQNKLLQNLLESRLLIEPQIARLAALRATGENLSRLSRAIGEMDAAEKQKAKDFPGRDVEFHTAVAECTQNDVLYRILPLICDSIREGYLETMNVPGSNRKAIESHIRIFEAIRSGNPDDAMKQMRLHILQAMDDAKIVIGGMKK, from the coding sequence ATGAAGAAAATGCTGATCGAAAACCGGGAGCTGCCGCTGCTTTTGTCGAGCAAGCTCCGCGAAATGATTGCGGAAAAAGGGATGAAGCCCGGCGACCGGATGCCCAGCGAGGGCGAGCTTGTCGAAATGTTCGGCGTCGGGCGCTCCACCGTGCGCGAGGCGGTCAAGCTTCTGCTCGCGGACAACGTAGTGGAAATCCACCGCGGCAGGGGGACGTATCTGACCGAGGCCCCGGGCGTGAAAAAAGATCCCCTGGGGCTGGGGTTTTCCAACCAGAACAAGCTGCTGCAGAATCTTTTGGAAAGCAGGCTGCTGATCGAGCCGCAGATCGCGCGCCTGGCGGCCCTGCGGGCGACCGGGGAGAACCTTTCCCGCCTGAGCCGCGCGATCGGGGAAATGGATGCCGCCGAAAAACAGAAGGCGAAGGATTTCCCGGGCCGCGACGTGGAATTCCACACGGCGGTGGCCGAATGTACGCAGAACGACGTCTTGTACCGAATTCTGCCTTTAATCTGTGATTCGATTCGGGAAGGATATCTCGAAACGATGAATGTCCCTGGCAGCAACCGGAAGGCGATCGAATCCCACATCCGGATTTTCGAGGCCATTCGGTCGGGAAACCCGGATGATGCGATGAAACAGATGAGATTGCACATCCTGCAGGCCATGGACGACGCCAAAATCGTGATAGGAGGAATGAAAAAGTGA
- the mglA gene encoding Galactose/methyl galactoside import ATP-binding protein MglA, which produces MGETFLELKGIKKSFGGVKALRGVDLTVNKGEIHCLAGENGCGKSTLIKVISGAHAADEGEVRIEGKLMQNFSPIDAIRMGVQVIYQDFAIFPNLTVAENIAMNRALESGRKRMDWKESRKLAVGAMEQIGARIDPDALVERLSVAHKQMVAICRAILGEARLLILDEPTTALTAKEVESLFAVLKKLKAKGIAIMIVTHKIDEIFEIADRLTILRNGENAASGGIGEFDRPSFIRHMTGREILETKYRPENPDREEILRVEGLTRRGAFEDVSFALNRGDVLGITGLLGSGRGEIGEALFGLAPAESGRIFLHGEEIRIRSVGDAAAHRFAYVPEDRLTQGLFLERPISDNIAAASVHSYFRNGRIQHGAIYDAAVGWIRKISIAAPSPAPPARTLSGGNQQKVVIAKWLNTDPALLILNGPTVGVDVGAKADIHQILHQLAQSGVGVIVISDDLSELVQNCNQIILMRAGRIGLEVESAETDETALSGMLNGKVQKEGS; this is translated from the coding sequence ATGGGCGAAACTTTTCTGGAGCTCAAGGGAATCAAAAAATCGTTCGGCGGGGTCAAGGCGCTCAGGGGCGTGGACCTCACCGTGAACAAGGGGGAAATTCACTGCCTGGCGGGCGAGAACGGCTGCGGAAAATCCACCCTGATCAAGGTCATTTCCGGCGCGCACGCGGCGGATGAAGGCGAAGTGCGGATCGAGGGGAAGCTGATGCAGAATTTCAGCCCCATCGACGCGATCCGGATGGGCGTTCAGGTGATCTATCAGGATTTCGCGATTTTTCCGAACCTGACCGTCGCGGAAAACATCGCGATGAACCGCGCGCTGGAATCCGGCCGGAAGCGGATGGACTGGAAGGAAAGCCGGAAGCTCGCGGTGGGCGCCATGGAGCAGATCGGGGCGCGGATCGACCCGGATGCGCTGGTGGAACGCCTGTCCGTCGCGCACAAGCAGATGGTTGCGATCTGCCGCGCCATTCTGGGCGAGGCCAGACTGCTCATCTTAGACGAGCCTACCACGGCCCTGACCGCGAAAGAGGTCGAAAGCCTGTTCGCCGTGCTGAAAAAATTAAAGGCGAAGGGCATCGCCATCATGATCGTGACCCACAAGATCGACGAGATCTTTGAGATCGCCGACCGGCTGACGATCCTGCGCAACGGGGAAAACGCCGCTTCCGGCGGCATCGGGGAATTCGACCGCCCGTCCTTCATCAGGCACATGACGGGCCGGGAGATCCTGGAAACGAAATACCGCCCGGAAAATCCGGACCGCGAGGAGATCCTGCGGGTGGAAGGCCTGACGCGCAGGGGCGCGTTCGAAGACGTCAGCTTTGCGCTGAACCGGGGCGACGTGCTGGGGATCACCGGGCTGCTCGGCTCCGGCCGGGGCGAGATCGGCGAGGCGCTGTTCGGCCTGGCGCCGGCGGAATCCGGCAGAATTTTCCTGCACGGAGAGGAGATCCGCATCCGGAGCGTCGGCGACGCGGCCGCGCACCGGTTCGCTTATGTACCGGAGGACCGCCTGACCCAGGGGCTGTTTCTGGAACGCCCGATCAGCGACAACATCGCCGCGGCCTCGGTGCACTCCTATTTCCGGAACGGCAGGATTCAGCACGGCGCGATTTACGACGCGGCCGTGGGCTGGATCAGGAAGATCAGCATCGCCGCGCCCTCCCCCGCGCCGCCGGCCCGCACGCTTTCGGGCGGCAACCAGCAGAAGGTCGTCATCGCCAAATGGCTGAACACCGACCCCGCCCTGCTGATCTTGAACGGCCCCACCGTGGGCGTCGACGTCGGCGCGAAGGCGGACATCCACCAGATCCTGCATCAGCTCGCCCAGAGCGGCGTGGGCGTGATCGTGATTTCGGACGATCTTTCGGAGCTGGTGCAGAACTGCAACCAGATCATTCTCATGCGCGCCGGGCGGATCGGGCTGGAAGTGGAAAGCGCCGAAACGGACGAGACCGCGCTCTCCGGCATGTTGAACGGCAAAGTACAGAAGGAGGGATCGTGA
- a CDS encoding LacI family transcriptional regulator: MKKALSFLLALVMTVSMAACGSSQDSASSGAPAPQGSASTGGKKDFTIATVPKLTSIAWFQRMEVGVKKYAKDTGIDAYYTGPEKGDAALQAQTIEDLIAKGVDAICVVPFSTEALEPVLKKARDAGILVISHEASGMKNIDYDIEAFDNEEYGRHFMDKIGELTAGKGEYIQEVGALTSESHKQWTDSAQAYQKQKFPQLKLFGDKIETADDQSVSYDKVKEVLKSNPKLAAIQGSAMGDVAGAALAVEEAGLSGKVKIVGTSLVSVSGKYIKSGTIDMISFWDPADAGYAMNVLATKLLSGEKVGDGLDLGVNGYDKLTLKDKVFYGQAWVDVDKNNVDDPNLNF; encoded by the coding sequence ATGAAAAAGGCGCTATCGTTTCTTTTGGCACTCGTTATGACCGTCAGCATGGCCGCGTGCGGCTCTTCCCAGGATTCCGCTTCTTCCGGAGCCCCGGCCCCGCAGGGATCCGCCTCCACAGGCGGAAAGAAAGACTTCACGATCGCGACCGTGCCCAAGCTGACCAGCATCGCGTGGTTCCAGCGCATGGAGGTCGGCGTGAAGAAGTACGCGAAGGACACCGGCATCGACGCCTATTACACCGGCCCGGAAAAGGGAGACGCCGCCCTGCAGGCGCAGACGATTGAAGACCTGATCGCGAAGGGCGTGGACGCCATCTGCGTGGTGCCGTTCTCGACCGAGGCGCTCGAACCCGTTCTGAAAAAAGCGCGCGACGCGGGGATTCTGGTCATCTCTCACGAAGCTTCCGGCATGAAGAACATCGACTACGACATCGAGGCCTTCGACAACGAGGAGTACGGCCGCCATTTCATGGATAAGATCGGCGAGCTGACCGCCGGCAAGGGCGAATACATACAGGAAGTCGGCGCGCTCACCTCGGAATCCCACAAGCAGTGGACGGACAGCGCCCAGGCTTATCAGAAGCAGAAATTCCCGCAGCTCAAGCTGTTCGGCGACAAGATCGAAACCGCGGACGACCAGTCCGTTTCCTATGACAAAGTCAAGGAGGTCCTGAAATCCAACCCGAAGCTCGCGGCCATTCAGGGCAGCGCGATGGGCGACGTGGCCGGCGCGGCGCTGGCCGTGGAAGAGGCGGGCCTGTCCGGAAAAGTCAAGATCGTCGGCACCTCCCTCGTTTCCGTTTCCGGCAAATACATCAAATCCGGCACCATCGACATGATCTCCTTCTGGGATCCGGCGGACGCGGGCTACGCGATGAACGTTCTGGCCACCAAGCTCCTTTCCGGCGAAAAAGTCGGCGACGGCCTCGATCTCGGCGTAAACGGCTACGACAAGCTCACCCTGAAGGACAAGGTATTTTACGGGCAGGCGTGGGTTGACGTGGACAAGAACAACGTCGACGACCCCAACCTGAACTTCTGA